The following coding sequences are from one Solea solea chromosome 11, fSolSol10.1, whole genome shotgun sequence window:
- the ubiad1 gene encoding ubiA prenyltransferase domain-containing protein 1, with amino-acid sequence MANEQKQSMAEAFALSGSNGHNGQQWQTSVNHLNHPQGADHRSRMSRVASDVRHKGAAYVLALRPWSFSASLTPVALGSALAYKLEGSVDLVILMVCAVAVLVVHGAGNLVNTYYDFSKGIDHKKSDDRTLVDEILAPQDVVKFGALLYSLGCLCATLLYFLSTLRLEHLALIYFGGLSSSFLYTGGIGLKYVALGDVVILITFGPLAVMFAHAVQVGYLSVLPLVYAVPLALNTEAILHSNNTRDMDSDKQAGIVTLAILIGPTLSYILYNLLLFIPYVLFCILATRYTISMALPLLTLPMAFTLERHFRSRCYAKIPQKTAKLNLLMGLFYVFGIILAPPSSLPLL; translated from the exons ATGGCCAATGAGCAGAAGCAAAGCATGGCCGAAGCATTTGCTCTGTCTGGATCAAATGGTCACAATGGCCAGCAATGGCAGACTAGTGTGAATCACTTAAATCACCCTCAAGGCGCCGACCACAGGTCGAGGATGTCCCGCGTTGCCTCAGATGTCAGGCATAAGGGTGCAGCATATGTGCTGGCACTAAGACCGTGGAGTTTCAGTGCCTCGCTTACGCCAGTGGCCCTCGGCAGCGCCTTGGCGTATAAACTGGAAGGCTCTGTGGACTTGGTTATCCTGATGGTGTGTGCGGTGGCTGTCCTTGTTGTCCATGGGGCAGGCAACCTTGTTAACACCTACTATGACTTCTCCAAAGGGATTGACCACAAGAAAAGCGATGACAGGACTCTTGTGGATGAAATACTAGCACCGCAGGATGTTGTTAAGTTTGGAGCATTGCTATACTCTTTAGGATGTCTGTGTGCGACTCTGCTCTACTTCTTGTCTACACTTCGACTCGAACACCTTGCCCTTATTTACTTTGGGGGCCTCTCAAGCTCTTTTTTATACACTGGAG GTATTGGCCTCAAGTATGTGGCGTTGGGAGACGTGGTGATCCTCATCACCTTTGGTCCTCTGGCTGTCATGTTTGCCCACGCGGTACAGGTTGGCTACCTATCAGTGCTGCCACTCGTGTACGCCGTCCCACTTGCCCTCAACACAGAAGCCATCCTCCACAGCAACAACACCAGAGACATGGACTCTGACAAGCAGGCCGGCATCGTCACCCTGGCCATCCTCATAGGTCCCACACTCTCCTATATCCTATACAACCTCCTGCTCTTCATCCCTTACGTGCTTTTTTGCATCCTTGCCACCCGTTACACCATCAGCATGGCGCTGCCTCTGCTCACACTGCCCATGGCCTTCACTTTGGAGAGGCACTTCCGCAGCCGATGCTACGCCAAGATCCCTCAGAAGACAGCCAAGCTCAACCTCCTCATGGGACTTTTCTACGTGTTCGGGATCATTCTGGCGCCTCCTAGCAGCTTGCCGCTTCTCTGA